The window ACTTAGCGATGCGCCCTATTCTATCAGCAAAGCAAACATACAACTACGCGCTGGCTAAATGGCTTGACACTAAACTTAAGCCTTTGTCTTTGAATCGGTACACAGTATCTGACATATTTGAATTTACGAACGAAATTCAAAACATGGAAATAGCAAACGGTGACATTCTGGTTTCGTATGATGTGTCTTCCCTGTTCACAAACGTACCCTTGGATGAAACGATAGAGATACTCGCGAACAGAGCTTTCACCAACAATTGGTTTAACGTAACGTACGACTTGAATTTGACGAAAATGGACCTTGTTGACCTTCTCAGAGTAGCTACAAAAGAACAACTTTTCCAATTCAATGGAGCCTTGTATGAACAGACTGATGGTGTGGCCATGGGTTCTCCCCTTGGCCCCTTGCTCGCTAATGTTTTCATGACCTCAATCGAAGAAAACCTCGAACGACAAGGAAAACTCCCTTCGTTCTATCGAAGATATGTAGACGACACCCTGACCATCATGCGGAATATGGCGGCAGCATCTAGCTTTCTAGAcacattaaaccttgcacattcaTCCGTAAAATTCACCATGGAAACTGAAAGCAATGGTATGTTGCCATTTCTGGGAACTCAGTTACTGAATCGATCTCCCCGGATAGAGACAAAGGTCTACGTAAAACCCACGAATTCAGGTctccttctgcattttcagagcaatgttgacaatcggtacaagaatggcttgctgagaactatgctcgatcgagcacaccgtttatcttcttcttggtcacacttctcagacgaatgtgaacgtttgaagtcagttttctcacgcctaaagtacccgaaacaactcgtaaattccactatcaaacgctttgttgactcaaaggtctgcgaccaaccgcgacctttatcaacagcccaagagacggataacatggttcgagtagtcttgccatttaaagaccaaaactcagcagaatttgtaaaaaacaacttaaggatttgagcctgaaagtaaacaaaaccatccagcctgtatttaccagcagaaaaattgaacaggaactgaaagtgaaagaggcaaagccgcggatcataaatcagcagtgtgttgtatataaatttcaatgtgacctttgtgatgaaggttatgtaggctacacacgcggacatttacacaatcgtgtaaagggacataagcaacagtcctcggctattgccagacactataagaacgcacacgggtcgatccctcgggacctgcttaaacgctttgaggtgctcaaaaaatgtaaaaacaaatttgattgcttagtgtttgaaatgttatttataagaacacttaagcctagcctcaatgtgcaatcggattccattcgtgctaaagtattcttatagccaatttcgcacgtgcttattatgttaattcttagcgtcaatcgtttttaatactgtaattttagcatcatagaacatttttaccttgataatggagtgatgtgtactccgaaacgtcggtttaacttgttatctctaacttttatagttttatgtttAAAGTAATatgaattataatattattgtatagctgtgtatggTCCTGTAGCgctgtgtatagccctttaTAGCTGTTTATAGCTCTGTGCCGCTGTGtctagctctgtatagccctgtatagctctgtattgCTCTGTATGGCTGTGTATAaatctgtatagctgtgtatagttaTGTATAGCCGTGTATACCCCAGTATAGCTGGATATAGCCCTGTATACAcgtagctgtgtatagctctctatagctgtgtatagctctgtattgccgtgtatagccctgtatagccctgtatagctctgcaaagccctgtatagctgtgtatggCTCTGTATTGtagtgtatagccctgtatagttctgtatagctctgtattgCTCTGTATAGCTATTTATAGCCCTGTGTAGCAGTGTACGGCATtgcatagctgtgtatagttctGTGTACAGCTgcagctgtgtatagctctgtataggcctgtgtagctgtgtatagcccagTATAACCCAGTATAGCTGTGTACAGCCCTGTATAGCTCtatatagctctgtatagcccggTACAGATTTGTATAgttgtatagctgtgtatagctctctATCGCTGTGTATAGCCTTGTATAGTTGTGTATAGCCGTGTAGAGCATTGTATAGCTCTGTATTGGTCTCTATAGGTATTTATAGCACTGTACCGTTGTTTATAGCTcagtatagctgtgtatagttctGTATAGTTCTGTATAGCTGTATATAGCTCTGTATAAGCCTGTATAGCTGCGTATAGCCCAGTATAGCTGTGCCTGTCTAAAACAATCTGGATGACAAACTTTACCGACAAACTTTacttacaaaattattttgctCACAAGTAACAATAAATGTAGTGTGATGCATCAGACAATTTATCATTTCTGATTAGTTAAAATTCACGGGAAAGCCCCTTGATGTCACGCTATAGTGATAATGTGAATATTTAAACACACTTTAATCTAGATGACAAACTTTACTCACAAACTTTACTCATAAACTTTACCCACAAACTTTAATTTACTCATAAACCTTTATTCACAAACTAACTTATTAGAATGAATTTATGAGAT of the Montipora foliosa isolate CH-2021 chromosome 14, ASM3666993v2, whole genome shotgun sequence genome contains:
- the LOC137984417 gene encoding uncharacterized protein; the encoded protein is MDKSEYLRLLSEASINDASKFRPVPLERPPSRGRPPTYYHPLLKKEKDLDSTVRRILPKPIAETVCPTGSRLAHLYGLPKTHKENLAMRPILSAKQTYNYALAKWLDTKLKPLSLNRYTVSDIFEFTNEIQNMEIANGDILVSYDVSSLFTNVPLDETIEILANRAFTNNWFNVTYDLNLTKMDLVDLLRVATKEQLFQFNGALYEQTDGVAMGSPLGPLLANVFMTSIEENLERQGKLPSFYRRYVDDTLTIMRNMAAASSFLDTLNLAHSSVKFTMETESNGMLPFLGTQLLNRSPRIETKVYVKPTNSGLLLHFQSNVDNRYKNGLLRTMLDRAHRLSSSWSHFSDECERLKSVFSRLKYPKQLVNSTIKRFVDSKVCDQPRPLSTAQETDNMVRVVLPFKDQTVYGPVALCIALYSCL